The following is a genomic window from Elaeis guineensis isolate ETL-2024a chromosome 10, EG11, whole genome shotgun sequence.
TGGGCCAGGTTAGCAGTAGCAGAAGTTTGACTCAGTGTACGGTCACAACCACCCCACTAGAGAGGAGGGATGGGGGGGGGAGAGGAGGATAGGTGGGGTAATAATTTGTCACCAATGATGACCACTATGTGGTTAAAAGAGATGGCTAATTGAAGAGGAAAGGCGGGGGTTTGAAGTGTTTCTGAAGGGATCCCTTTGCCTTTTGACCTCCTTAGGCACTTGGCTAGGTGCAATAATAATGGATTCGTATGTTAGAGTGGTTATTGGGAGATGTCActaattagagagagagagagagagagagagagagagtagagaatctAGGAACTTTGTTCCCTCGCATGCACATGCTCTGTTGGACATGTAACAGCTTTATATACATGTGGGATATGATATGAAAAGAAGCTGAgattgattgatttgactcgtTGTGAATGTTGAGTATGATTTAATAATAGCTTGTGTTAATCAAGGAGGAATTGAAAACTTGGGGCCGAATTGGCAATCCTTAATTCGTGGGATATAATTACTACTTACTACTTACCAACTGTAGGTGAGCGAGTGGCCAATTTGTCAAAACCTCGTTTATTtatgaggttttttttttttttgggttaaaaTCTTGTTTATTTATGATTACACCTTTAATTTCATGTTTCCTTTGATTAAAGATggcaatacttaattatttaaatttataaaatagtgaGATTTGGATATGGATTTTGATCTACTTAGATTGAcagatttttgatctattttgtaTCTGATCCATATGTGATCCGACTAGATTTAATTGTCATctctactttatatatatatatatataggagcaGGTTTGAATAAGGTTGATCGAATTTGGATTGGGGtccaatcaaatcaaaactgaaTAATGGACATCGATGATTCAAGCCGTTGGATATGATCTATTATTTCAAAACTTCTTGTAcgtcaaaaatcatatgatttaaaaATCTCGAGTCTAtatatcaagtgatcaaaaaatatatctaattctattttatttggactgtttaattttttattacttGATATATAAGTTAGGGATCtctaaattatatgatttttttatatgtaaATAGTTTTGAAGTAGTAGATTACATTCAATAAATTGGAACATTGATGTAGGACTGTCATTATAAAGTTTTAATATGAACGGATCTATATCTAAATCCAACTAACTtgattctaatatatatatatatatatatatatatatatatatagatgaatcTCAATGCATGCTTgtgtgagtagacattcaaactTTAGCAACTATGATAAACGTAATTACAAATGGTGGTCCTCAGCAAGGAAGTATAAAAAAGGTGGCCAAGCGAGGAGCCAAAAGATAAGAGTGAATGCGGTGCTCAGTGTGTACTTGTCATATCTATAGCTTACAGCTAGTAAATGTCCCTGAACCTAAGCTCGAACCTTAGCCGGTGATGAAGGGTCTGTTCTGTCCTTGAGAAGAAATTTAAACACTGGGTCATAACCTACCACCAACGCAACCAACCATTCCTAAAAGATCAAACTTTAAAGCGGCAACAGGGCGGTATGCTGATGGATCTGTTGGACGGATCGATCAAAATTTTAAGCCTCTGGAGGAAACGACAAATGAAGCAGGGCCTATAGAGGAAGCATCACGTTTGTGATATCAACACCGTCACTTCGGCAAACCATGCAATGCATCCATTCCAAGGTAGAGCCCATGGGTTGGACCAGCTCATATTAAATACACTTCCAACTGTACCTATTTTTTCCATGGTAATATGGCATCCAACAAACATGATTGCATGGTATTTATCTAGCTCATGACAACTCCGTATCTGTTCAAAAATTCTTCAAGATATTTTAGTCgcaatcctctcttttttttttttctttgccaaTCTGATGTTGGAATGAGTAGATTAGGAGTAATTGGTCTGCAAAGCTGAGATAATTCAAACCGACCCAACAACCGGTCAGCATGATCATCGGTCCAAGCCAAATGGAATATTCTTACTACGGAGTAGATTTAGCTCTTCTACCCAAATATGCATGAGGCTCTAGCAATACCATTGCATGCCAAGTTGTTATAGCATGTCCTCAAGATTGTTGTgccatattaatatatattacggTCTCGAATTTATTAAGATGCTATCTTAGAAGATTCGAGGTCTTCGttataaaaaaatctagaagCCCTCTACGAAAAGGTAATGCAAAGATCATCTTAGCTAGGAGACACTATCTCTatattctttcttcttccttaatTTGTTCCCACTTCAAACCCTTTCTGACTTATACATCAAAGAGCACGGTCGGAGTTAATCTAGCTAGTGAGCTACCTGAGGCTGATACCTCGTCTGTTATCTCCTAGATCCATGAAAGCGAGCAACACAAGTTAACTTAAAAACACAAAGTCTCTTAAGGCAAAAAATAATACCCCCTAATCGCTTGGTGGTTGCATGCATAGCTCTCAAGCACAAAAAGTTCATCTTAATAACATGGTACATAGCTTATGTGTGATTTCACTGGAATAAAAGAGTTGCTGGTAGGAGTACATAATAACTATTCATGCCCCATTTTTACGTGAGATTTTCTGTCACAGAAGCAGTAGTGCTCCAGTAGCAGagggtgtttcaatttagtaaagggTGGAGGGCCCGGGCGCCTCGGAGAGTAGATATTTGGCTCTGTCGACTGTACCGAGTTTGAAATCAAAGGAGACTGCAAAGGAACCACGGAGGACAATAAAGAGAAGAAATTTGCAGAGAACACTGGAACATAAAGGGGCGCACTGAGAAGGCTAGGTGTCATCATTGTTTCTTCCTTTGCTGACCAAGTTGTTTCTTCCTTTGCTGACTGTCTCCTAAAGCTTATACTTTTTTCAAAGTGGAATTAAAGAGGTTAATGCTCATAGGATTTGAGTTAGATTtagaataaaatagataaaaagttCGTAGAGCCATTGTTTTCCTCAAGATTAACAGAATAAAAACTATTTCAGCTTTGTTATAACAGCTGTTTTGGATGTAATTTTCATTTTCAATATTACAAAACATATATTTTTGGAGTGATGATGTTATTTCACTAATAATATTCATCTTTACAGCTCTTATTTATTTCCTGAAAGTCATGTAACAGTAATAATTCAAAGCACCTGTAGTTGCTATTATTACATGCAAAGCATGGTGCACATAGCCACCCTGTGAAATGAGTCGATGGATAGCTTTGCTTGCAAACATTCATATGGTTCCTTTTTTCCCCTTTTATTGTACATCTCGGACTGTAAGCTGTTGCTAGTGACAAAGATAATGAGAAAGCACTACAGTAGAGGCATTTTTGGTATCAGGTATTATATGGTTTGTAGGGACACCGGTTGTAGGGGTCCTGTGagcttgtttcttttctttgttttgttCTCAGGAACCCATGTAATACCCAAGAAAAAAAGAGGCATGTCTGGTATCACTtttgttttctctttttattttcagaagttcaagaagaaagtTGAATTAACtgaacaaatatatatcatagaactccttgatttttttgatagtttataAACCATTTACACATTTCGGGGTAACAAAAATTTACCGctttcaaaaagataaaaataaaagcaAGGAGTGGCTGAAGTTTCATACAAATGTTAAATCAGTTACCATGCAATATATGTGAATgtgtttttattttataattacattgtaaaatgaaataaataatctaataatattttattaaaaacaaTGAAACTATCAAGTAGCATGCATTGAAAATTTGTAATATTATACAAATTGTTACTTGAGGGTTAGCTACAAGTTATCTACTAGCAACTAAATATCGTGCAATGCATAATAAAGAAAAAGGAATTAGTCAAAACTTTTGTTTAGAGAATTTTAATTGGAAGAGGAAGCATTATGAgttagctatatatatatattttttatccgACACCAGTGTGCCGAATATCATTTATGCCATTAATGGTGTTAATAAGATCTAATACTTGATCAGAAGAGTCAAACTAGCATCACACTATTAAAGCTTAAACTAGTTTGAACACTATTTATTTAAGGTTGATCAATATTTCTCAACTTCTTTTCATCTTATCAAATAGGGTCCAtctagatctaattggattgagtcCAATCGGATGAGACTACCTAATCTAATTTCATTAAGTTAGATTTTAATCTGTATCTAACTTTTAGGTCCTACTTTGGAAGTCAAAAGCTGAAGAACGAACGTTAATGAGTCGAGCTTAGTTCTGTGAAATTCCCTGGACATTCTCTCTGAAAAGAGCCCTAAGCCTAGAAATTAGGAATCCTTTTAGAAATCAGATGCCATTAAATTACAATTCTCCAAATAAGTCATGAACTTTAAtatgaaaatttagatcttagGGTTAACAATGTCACGAAGATTCTCTAAGAGATGACATTAggaatatttttcttttatttatacaATCCAAGAAAATTCATAAGATAGGGTGTCACATAATAAGTAAAAGAAAGAAAGTAATAACAAGGCCAAATCTTTGTGAGGATTATTCTATTTATTACTAAAGAACAAATGAAATATGAGACAGATGAAGATTCTCTTGAATATGATGTAAACTCTTAGAAGAAGCTACCCGGCCCTACTTGGGTCTCCATTGTTCATGACAAATTTGAGGGGATGacatgtaattttttttcaattccaaTGAGTATAAAGTTGCCGATGCGGCGACAAAAGGAGAAGATTCATGTGATTTCAAATCCATTATTTTAATCTCCTCATCTCTTCTGCTACATTAATTTAATCATATATGTAACTATCTAAGCCAAAAACTATGCACATTAGGGAATTTATTTTAAGTATTTGTTAAGAATGATTGCCGCATAAAGCAATTCTAAGATGATTAAACAATGTCGAAAGCATGCGCAAGATCATGGAAGAAGCATGGaatcagtaaaagaaaaatatatgaaACCAATGCATACATAGGGTGCATTTACATACTCTGAATTAATATAATGCCTTGGTGCTGCTGCTTGAATCCACCAAAGTGTCAATGATCTATGATGCATTTATTCTTGGGATACCTTATTGGTTCATCTTACCTGAAATTAAGAGATCTATGCATCATCTCAAAACTAGAGCAAGAAGACAATGATCATGATTAGATTGACTTGCATGGCTTCAAAATCCATCTTCACTACTGCTGCGTTTGGATGAATCAGAATTAACATGGATTGAAATAGAAATTGAAAGTCATATTTTCGAATGCATTCACCTCATACCTGAATAGAATTTGAATATTAAATGATAATCCGGATTAGATTTCGGAATATTGGAGCATTTCCATTTCCCCCTCAaatgaaatgagaaaaaaaactcTTCCCAAATCCCAATCAAGGAATAGAAGTCACTTGTTCTCATTCCTGACTCCCTAAATATCTTAAAGGTCACCATACTTCTAAGAGAACTTATAGGTGGCATGAAGTAGGCCTGCCATGCCGAAACTTCTAATTTAATATTAAGTATGATGGTCCTTCCAAGCATCAACCACTTATCATGCAAATTAATTTGAAGCAAAGGGCAGTGCGAGTGTGGCAGACACACCAGAATGTGACAAGTATATAATTGAATCACTAAAAAAGAACTGCCCTCATCCGGCGGACAACAGGGAGGAAAACTCGGGAGTAAATTCGAGCTGTCCTCCTTTAATAGAAGATTGCTTAAATGACACCCACTCCACTTTTTCCACCGAGATATTTCTCAACTCCTTTTGGTAAAGTGAATGCTAACTTTAATATTGTTTCATCATCATTCATGATGACAGCCATGAGCACAACCAATCCCTCACTTTAATCCAACACACTGAACATCACCAATGCATCACAACAACCTGCTTCCCAAATGAAGGATGAAAGCATGGATAGCAACAGTTAAAGCCTTAGAGGTGAAAAGGataggaaagagaaaaaaaaaaaaaaaaatcaccacaaaagaATTCACACATCATAGATGGACCATGCTTtcattattattatcatttttaaaCTTTATAAACACATATTAATACATCATTAAAAGCTAGAGCTCTAGCTCCCACCATTACATTCACTTCTTTGCTTTCACATCTTATAGAGCCACAAGATAAACCAACTCTCCAACTCCCTAAAAGCTTCAATATAAACTTCATATAGAACTATAAATATACCTATACCTAacttcaacatcaagcaaaaagttctttaaagaagatgaaaaagaaattaaCAGCAGAAAAGAGAAACCAAAGAACCCAATTAGTTTCTCATGTATATCCAGCAGACTCTTTGGTCTACCTCTTAACTTGACACCCTCCCACACTTTGAAAGGAACTAAAGAGAGAAGAAACACCACCAAGTAATCAAACTCCTTTCTTTCCTCACATAATTGAGCAGCTATTGGGGTTCTCATCACTGAAGAAGTTTGTATATGAATCACCATGAGGTGGTGGCATCGGCATGTAAGCCGGCCTCCCATATCCGTATGCCATGGCCGGCGGGTATGCGGCGGCGGCACCGGCTTGGCCATTCATCATCATCCTCTGTTGCTGCATCAAAGCAGCCAtgtactgctgctgctgctgctgctggtaGGGGTTGGCAGCAGCAATCATCTCCGGCGCTGCCACCATCCCTCCCTGGAAGTATCCGGGCGGCACGGCCCCAGCCGGGAGGCCCTGGACCGCGGCGCCGGCCGGAATATTCCCCATGTGGCCCATTGGGGCACGGTGCATGTTCCCCATCTGACCCAGATCCATGCCTTGGAAGCCCTGGCCCATCATGTTGGGGTGGTTGCCCATTGGCTGGACCCCTCCCACTCCATCATTCTTCCCACCACCCTTCTTCCCTCCATTGCTTGGATTGCCATTATTAGCATTATTCCCACCATTGCCATTGCCATTGCCATTGGGAGGCCCCCTGCTATTGTTCCCTCCTCCATTTTTAACATCTTGGGGCCCACCACCATTTTTACCACCACCTTTCTTACCTCCCCCATTGTTATTATTACCGCCCATAGCCTTGTTTTGCACTGGAATTTCTACAGCACCACCACCCTTCTTACCATTGCCACCGCCTCCGCCGCCACCGCCACCGCcaccgccaccgccgccgccgcccttCTTATCATTAACCATCCCATTCCAGTTAGGCTGAGCATTCATGGGCTTCATCATCTTGGGATCGTAGTCGAAGTCATCGTCGAAGCCATCCATGTCGTCGAAGTCGTCCTCATCATCCAAGTCATCGAACTCGTCGTCGTAGTCGCTCCCTTCGTCGCCGTCTCCCTCAGGTGGGAGGCTGAACTTGACTTGTTTCTGGTCCTTTTGGAAGGGGAGCTTGAGGTCCTTCAGCTGGGGGAACTTCATATCCTTGAAACCTTTCATCTGCTGCTGTAACAGTTggagctgctgctgctgctgctgctgctggggAGTTGGTTGCTGGCCCTTCTGGTCCTTCCCACCAACACCTCCTCCCCATCCTCCACCCTTCTGGAGCTTGCCATTGTCTTTCTGCTGCCCTTTCCCACTCTCAAGCTGGAGCTTTTGAAACTGGTGGCTGAGATTTTGGTTGTTTCCACCCTTTGAGCCCCAGAACTCTGCATGCTTGCCAGCCTTGTTTAGCTTCTTTATGAGGGTGGCAGGATCAACATTGCCTGAGACAATCACCTTCCCCTGCTCTGCATCTATGTTGGTCTGGTAGACCCCTAAAAATTAACaggaaaaagaaaatataaagcATCAGAGgcgcagagagagagaaaaaaaaaagaagaaattttgtGCAGAATGTTGGAAAAGAAGACCTTGCTATAATAGCATATAAAAGAAATAAACTGAAGACTCTAGACAGAAGTTCTAAATCATAGAATAGCACTCAAAATGGGGAAGGGTAAAGTAAAATCAGGGGGGAAAAGGGGAGTGGAAATACCTTCAATCTTATGAAGCagtttcttcactttcttcttgcaTCCATCGCAGTGTATGTTCACTTTGAGAACACATGTCTGCAAGTGaggaaagaaacaaagaaaaagaaaacagacaAAAAGGAGAGAAAACTAAGAACACATACCAAACACAAAAACCATGAAACAGAGCTCCAGATGAAGGGAAAAACTAAGAAACACCATTATGGGAAAAGTAATTACATGGAGAACAAAAGGGTATAAAAACAAAGAAACAAGCATGTGATGCCATTGAGCTCAGAAGAAGCAAAGTGAGAGAAGAGTGTGAAAAAGTGGAAAAGAAGAGGCATACCTGTATCTTGAGGAAGTTGATGTTATCTTCTTTACTCATCCTCACCAGCAAACAGATCAACCAAACCCAGGAATGGATTCAAAACAAGAACAACTCTTCAGATATCTGGGACACAGAGCAAGTGAATCAAAGGAAGCCAAGGCTTAACAAACAAAAACCTACAAACCAAATCCCTTCCTGTGGGCAGCTTTCCAAGCCCAAAAGAAAAACAACACACGAGTAGAAATGGCTTATATCAAGAAGATTTTAAAGCACTTTGGTGGGCATCAAAAGGACTCTATGCCCAAGCCTTGGTTTTTCTAGcctcttttagagagagaaagagaatgacAGGGGGGGGTAGAGAGAAGGGGCAATGTCCATATGGAGAAAGAGAGCCAGCTCTGGCTATCGCTCTTTTAAGCCTTTATTTAGCctctcttttaaattttatttattttcctttaatttttagCACTGCTTTTTAGCTAATAAATTTGCCTTGGATTTTCCTTTAGTCATCCAAAATCGGGTTGGTACCACCGTGATGCAAGAAGCTCACGTGACGGTCTGGTCACCGCGGTGAGTATAAGATGAGGTTTCCGGCTGTGTCAGAAACCGCCCCGATATCGGTCATCGCATTAAAATCGGTGTCATTAAATGCCACTGTCGCATTCTAAATTTACGTGTCTGCCCTCATTCTTTCGTCCATATCCCCTGGCTCCTTCTAGTACATCTTGATCATCCGTTCGGGTGGATCTAGATCACGGGTCTTGATAGATCTTGGAGACGGTTGTGGTGTTGCTTTCCTAGCAATAGAACCAACACTCGTAATGTGGGTCATTTGCATGTGTTTGTATGATGGAATGGGGCATCCAAAGACAAGCAGACCAAATATACAACTAAGAGTTAGCCCTTATGATTAAGCAACAATAGCTTGTTGAAAGGAACATGAACATGTTATAGATACTAGAATCCCATGCATGGTTGGCCTTCATTGGCACATTACAAGTAGATCTCATCATACTTGTGAAAATGGCAAATAAGTTGTGGTCCATGGGATTCCCATGCGCGTGGTTGCTCGCACTGGATTTGTCCTACTCGAGACTTCATAGTTAGGACCGGATTATTTGCCAGCATAGATCTAGTAATACTTCGCTTTATCTTGCATGCTGGACACAATAGTAGCATTATGATTAGGTGAATAGTCAAGTATTATATTGAGTGATTTTGCGACttaccctctttttttttttaatttattttgccaTTCGATGAAGGCAAGATCTAATGATGAATCCTTCATTTTCCCCTTATTTATCTTGCATTGTAAGGTTTTACTTATCTTCCATGTTTTAAGAGAATACTGAAACAAGTGAGAAAGTTGAATCTACATGAATCAATGACTAATGGCAAGAAGGTATTTTTGCATGCGAAAAACAATCTAAGATGTTGAATTCTGAACTAGGAAATCTTTGTATCACGCAGAAGCAACTTAGAAGTGGGTGAATTAGTGGGACCAGATTTGGGCGTGCCGGGTGGTGGAGCCAGAATATAATTGATTATGTTAGGGGTGATACGTATGGTGGTGGAGTATGATTTCAATGCCTCTGCATACATGTGTTTAGGAGATAAGGCTTGAGAAATCCCGTAACACCTGGGTAGTGTCTTAAACCATGATGAGCACCTGCAAGGCTGCAAATGGACTTTTGGATACAAAGATGATTAATGTGTCACATCATGGATAGTTATTGCTAAAACTATTATGAGCACCATTGCCGTAACTCTGAGATAAGTACTGGGAAAAACAGTTAGCAAGTATATATGTGATAATTATCTTCTGGTAaagttctgaaaaaaaaaaacggAAAAATCATGTCAAGTAATATTTAAAGACGACTCCACTTGTCTCAATCATGTTTCTTTTTCTCTTGTATGAATCGAAGTTCTCCATGCATTGAACAGTTAGAATGTAAGCATAAACCATGGACATGGTGGAAAATTTATCCCACTCTGGTATGGTTTCTTCATGGCTGGTCTTATAAAGAGTTTCGAAAGCTCTCACAGAGCAGGTGATCTATAAATCAAGGTAAAGGAACACAAAATTCCTTTCCATCTGAAAAGAAGAAGTTGATTTTTActgttttaatatcattatgcatCCATTGGAGAGTTAGGAGGAGGCCCTTTGGAAAGATAGAGAACTCATGGACCTGGGCAGACTCGATATATTTTAATGATCTTTTTGTTAATTGGGTTTCTATGATAATAGATTGCCATGGTGAAGGaggaataaattttaattaaaaaaaatattggtagtACACATGGGCATGATTTAAGCATGCTTTGTCCTCTAAAGCTTAAGTTAATTCATATTTAAAATCTTTGGTGGCGTACCACTAATTGCAGAGAAATTGATTACAAGTTTGCTGCCCATCATTTTCCTTTAGAGCATGGGGCCTCACTCTTTTGATTTAGGAAACTTTGGGTGCCATAGTTCATGCTCTTGCTGTTCTGGCAAAGAGAAAGTTATTGGCTCTGCTACTTGAAAGTGTTCATCATATAATGGAGTAATTTTAGAATGAAGTTATTGGATATAGTTCATGAGTTCTATACTAGTGCTGCAAATCTAGTGGAGATTCTTATGGCCCATAAACAAGGTGTTAAATATCTTAATAAGGCTAAGCCAAAACCCTTCTTATTCATTATTATGATCTTACAAAATGAAACATCTCAAAGTATTAAGTTTTAGCTAAAACAAGACCATGTCCTTCCAAAAATCATATCATTAAGAAAGAATATCTCAATCAGATGTTAAATCATTCTATTATTCTTGTGTTAGAGAACTCTAGCAGAAGGTTATCATCAAGCATACCCTATAAATTAAAATAAGCCTGGTTATATCAAATATACCTGCATCATCCTAGCATTTCcttgtcttttcttttttaacATCTTGCATAGCTCTAGCACCACATTAGGGTTTTCTCGCTAGACTTTTGGTTCAGTTAGGTTTCGATTGACCCTCTCTGATCGTAAACTACCTAAACTTGGATTTACTACAACTTCGAGAATTAATAGTTGgagcaaaataatttaaaaatatcggGCAATGTAGTTCATAGTCAAATTAAGCCACAATTCTCAGTACAatcaaatcaaaagatcaaaagTTAAACAAACACAATTGAACCCTAGTTGTTAAAGCAATCAATCATGAAGCTAAGAATTAGATTCCCCTAATATATTTTGTCCTAGATGCACACAAATTCTTGGCAGCCGACATGTTAATTATGAAAACAGTAAACTAATTATTCTCAACCataccctctctttttttttatcatgaCAAGTTGTGGACATGCACTCCTTGATCTAATCACCACATTTCTCAATCCCCATGCTGTCCCTCACATAATCCCATCAAACACCACCTCTCCACACCTAAATCACTTCACCTCAGTGAGCATTTGTTGATACTATAGCTAGATAGCATCCACCACCTTATATAGACCTCTATAACTTCCCTACTTCTTATGGTGTATGATTTCACTCTATCACGTGGACTGTGCATCCCCTTCAATGCGTTGTGAGTCCTTTTCCTCTTTCCCTAAAGAACTCAAACATCTCACCTTCTGAGGTCCACAAAGGGAATGGCATCCGCTGGCTTGAGAAGAAACGTTACCCAATTAATAACTGAAACATACGTTACCAAGTTCGCTGCGGCCTTTGTGTACTTATTTTGCTTCCCGTAAGCTCATGTAGTTAAAAGCAAAGCAGGTGAACCTACCACACCAAACTCGCAAGGGCTTGACACTTGGGTCTACATGGTAAAAAGGCACACAAGGAGGTCCAAATCAACTTGGGTTGTTTGTGGCCATTGTGGACCAATCCCACACTTGTCCCCCAGGGGGCATGGAAGGACGAGTTTGGACCGTTGGATACTTCGAGGAGGTTAGGAGGTACAAAAGTGTCAGTGATTGTCTCCAAGTGTAAGAGATTAACACTGGAAGAAAGATCTTTTGGGGCTTTTACTGTCTCTCTCTTgggaggggggaaaaaaaaaagataagaaaagataaaggaagaaagaagagagagggagagagaacacGGAGTCCAAAAAATGCCTTGGAATTGGGTATTGGTGCTGTGTGCTTCAGGCCAGGCTATTGTTCAAGGACCTTCACTGCTATCAGAGTTGTCGGGGAAAACGCGTTCCCCGTGGCTTTCCAAAGGCTTCCACAGACAAACTTGAACGTTGgagaagtctttttttttttttgggagaaacGTTACCGGGGTGCCGCTGTGTCACCCACTCCTTTTCCCCGACTGATGTGGCAAAAGGGGATTGGTGCAGTTCGCTGTATCATTTGCAACGCTGGATGAAAAAGTAAGCCGGCAATAAGCGAGCAAGCAATAGATGATATACTGATTTTTTATTAAATGATCCGAGATGTATGCGGTAGAATGATTCTATTTGAAGATTGTCGATTTGATAAGAAATTTTGCTTATGGATTTGTATCAACAGTACCGGCCTTTAAGAGATTTAAACTTTTGATTTGTAGTAAAATATTAAGAAGTATGTTTATGTTGATGTTGTATgaattatatatttatgatgaaaaaaatcttaattggattgtaTTAGAAGGATTGATTTTATTCCTTGGAGTTCAATTGCTTGCTTTGAAAAGACCTTTAAAAAATTTGAGGAGATTTTTGATGAGAAAAAAGAGGCTTACATTATTACCTCACGCAACTTGGATTTATGTTCTTCAGTGACATGATTTATTGGGTCAAATAAGATTTTATGTCAAGCTGATGACCAGAGCCTATAAGCATATAACACTATTATGTTGAGAATCCTTTTTAAGATTGTGGCCATTTTGCATTCACAATGTACTTAAGTTAAAAGGAGGAAGTTTTTTGCTGGTAGAAAAGAGGTTTAAGAGCATTGGCAACATGCACCTCATGATATCAAAACTTATCTAAGCACGTTAGG
Proteins encoded in this region:
- the LOC105052729 gene encoding uncharacterized protein, whose product is MSKEDNINFLKIQTCVLKVNIHCDGCKKKVKKLLHKIEGVYQTNIDAEQGKVIVSGNVDPATLIKKLNKAGKHAEFWGSKGGNNQNLSHQFQKLQLESGKGQQKDNGKLQKGGGWGGGVGGKDQKGQQPTPQQQQQQQQLQLLQQQMKGFKDMKFPQLKDLKLPFQKDQKQVKFSLPPEGDGDEGSDYDDEFDDLDDEDDFDDMDGFDDDFDYDPKMMKPMNAQPNWNGMVNDKKGGGGGGGGGGGGGGGGGNGKKGGGAVEIPVQNKAMGGNNNNGGGKKGGGKNGGGPQDVKNGGGNNSRGPPNGNGNGNGGNNANNGNPSNGGKKGGGKNDGVGGVQPMGNHPNMMGQGFQGMDLGQMGNMHRAPMGHMGNIPAGAAVQGLPAGAVPPGYFQGGMVAAPEMIAAANPYQQQQQQQYMAALMQQQRMMMNGQAGAAAAYPPAMAYGYGRPAYMPMPPPHGDSYTNFFSDENPNSCSIM